DNA sequence from the Acipenser ruthenus chromosome 20, fAciRut3.2 maternal haplotype, whole genome shotgun sequence genome:
CTCAGCTCACAAGCCcttcccacaatcccacaatcctgagagagagagagagaaagagaaagagaaagagaaagagagagagagagagagagagagaaagagagagagagagagagagagagagagagcgctctgCAGGAAGAGCACTGGACTGTGCAGAGCTGTCATACATAGCATACGAATCACACAACTATTCTGGCTCTTCAGTTTTATTCATTACAAATTATAGGCTTTCAATATTTCCTTCCCCCTCATGTAACTTTCTTCTCATTCTTCTGTAGATCAGCTAGTTTTACAGgcttctttattttcactttctctaagagaatggattttcagTCATTGGTTAGCTATCCTTTAAAGGCTGGGCAGTAATAATTTAAAGCCAGTAAGAGGTAAGGGAATGGATTTGATAAAGCCTTGTTTAGCGCTGCTTTAAGTTGAacttgattttaaagcattgttaaTAAGAGTCTACTATCTGATGCTCCGCTAGTAAAATGGTCAGATCAGATGTTCACttctcctgtgttttgtttgtcttcactcCCAGGAAGAGAAGATGATGTCACCTATGCTACAGTGAAGTTTGCAGAAGCTCCAacctcccagcagcagcagcagacagaccCCAGCCGCAGACCGGGTGAGCCCATGAATAGCACTGCTGTCAGTGTCATCATGTTACATTACATTCTCCCTTACCTTTTCATGATGTCTGGAATCATTCAGAGTGCTTCTTATTGTCAATACTCAGCCATGGTTTATTCCCTTTAGTCtgggtgttaaggtgctttgacctgaattcagggccagctcttcagttctagctgccagGTTCCCTTTACCCACACAGACTGGATCAGCAGAGTGTCTGTATTGTAGAGAGTGTAATCTAGTGAACGCATACtgtgaatcaagtttccttttaaGCCAACAGCAGAACAGCCTTGCTGTATTTATCCACAAACCCTGTTGAAACACCTGTTAACTAGCTCCTGAGCTGCAGCTTTGTGAACAGTTCATtaaaagttttgctttttaaaagtccAAGTTGATTAATTCAATAAAGTTTGACATTCAGTTTTATTCTTTTTGGTtgattcaatacattttaaagtccatgaaactgttctaaactGATGTTGGCTTCTTCAATGAAACTCAAGGAAAgtgtcatgaatatcaaacttgtaTTCACATAAATGGGCTTGTGAAAAGAGCATTCAGATACCAGTTTCCCATGACCAGTATGTGAAGCATGGACAGCGAATATCACTGCATTTCAGAGTCAgatttactgaactgattaatcagctttaaacatgtacagaacaagcTGGTTGAGTGCATTCGACTGGACAAAACTGTAATTCACGCTTATCTGTTtgcgtgtttgtttttcttagatTTAAGAACTAAAGAAGACCATGAGAAATACACAAGCCTGTCCACAAATTATTCATCATTACTGAATCAGCTCCAGGACTTGAGCAGTGACTACAGCAACCTCAACAAGAATCATtctgagctgcagagtaactatagcaAGCTCTCTGGATCTCACTCTAATCTGCAGAATAACTATAGCAGGCTCAATGAAACTCATtctgagctgcagagtaactatagcaAGTTCTCTGGATCTCACTTTAATCTGCAGAGTAATTATAGCAGGCTCAATGAAACTCATtctgagctgcagagtaactatagcaAGCTCTTACAAAATCAGAGCCAGCTAGTAGATGAGAAAAACACACTCCAAAAAGAAAATTCTGAATTGAAAAAGAACAATACTGAGCTTTCTGTGAAATCATCAATCTTGGATAAATACTGTCCTCTCAAAGAAGGCTCTTCAAAGGGTGAGTTGTGAAGTCTATACAATCCCatcatcagagagagagagagagagagagagagagagagagagagagagagagagagagagagagagagagctttgcAGGAAGTGCATTGGACTGTGTAGAGTTGTCATACACAGCATACGAATCACACAACACAGAGATAGAATTTTGAAAATCAACACATTCTacaccataaaacagcagcagcaatgaTAGAATACAGACGGCAGCAGCAGTGATAGAATTAcattatctttttaaaaatttaaaattaaattgccATCTTCACCCACCCCACACACTCCCTCCTCAATGCACCCACATCTTGAAccatactgtaattaaataaatcagcTTTTATTCTGGTTGCAACCAGGACTCTAAAACACACAAAGCATCATCTATACCAGTGCAGGACATTCTGTTCTTGTGGGATTTCAAAATCATTAGCTTCGCTTGACCTTGAAGAAAGTTGACCAGGGCACACCGATAGCGGCATATGTAAGAATACTTAATACTAAAAATGAACAGCGCTTTAGTAAAAAGCACCCCGAGGTTCGTCAGCAGGCCGGAGTCGAGGGCAGtctgtgaaacactgtttccacGGCGGGGCAGAAGGGACACCGCTCCCTCAACCCGGCTCAGCTAGCGGTTCGTGGCCATGATGCCATGCAGGATGTGCCACTGCAGGTCCCCAAAGTGCTTAGGCAAGGGCAGCGTGTACAGCAACCTTCAGGACAGCAGGGGTAGCTCTCCCTCTGCCACACACTCCTTCAGCACCTGTGCAGATCACTACCCAGACATTTCCAAAAATGCTTATTAAACTCAGCCGGAAGCCCGTCCAGCCCAGGTGCTGTGCTGTTGGAGAACTGTGTGACGGAGGTCGTGAGCTCCCCAAATGAGACAGGCGTGTCCAGGCCGCAGCGCTCCCCCTCACTCAGGCTATGGAGACCCTTCAGTAGCCACTCCGTCTACTCCTGGTCGCACTTCTCAGCCTGATACAGCTCGGAGTAAAAGTCCACTGCGACCCTACGAAGCTCcacagggctggagacctctctccc
Encoded proteins:
- the LOC117425296 gene encoding uncharacterized protein LOC117425296; the encoded protein is MLVSLHSATILQQSNKMSGEVLYSSVKFTRKPGDQAGAKLCAGREDDVTYATVKFAEAPTSQQQQQTDPSRRPDLRTKEDHEKYTSLSTNYSSLLNQLQDLSSDYSNLNKNHSELQSNYSKLSGSHSNLQNNYSRLNETHSELQSNYSKFSGSHFNLQSNYSRLNETHSELQSNYSKLLQNQSQLVDEKNTLQKENSELKKNNTELSVKSSILDKYCPLKEGSSKVVTERC